Within Montipora foliosa isolate CH-2021 chromosome 3, ASM3666993v2, whole genome shotgun sequence, the genomic segment CGCGTTGAAACAAttactcccgttccgtccgtatttgctctgttctaaaccggtcaaaccgggacactacagtgtatcaccgtctcatattttgcgggttttcttgaccaaatatgataATATGGCGCAAGAGTGGAATAGTGAAGTTCAGTATTATTTATTGTTATCTCAATGTTAGCCTTAGTCATGGAAATGagctcaaggacagagaaaaactctgaccaggttgGGTAGAGCAATGGTGACCTCATCCAGAAGTCAGTTTGGTCAACAGTGAATTGCAACACCAACAGTGATGTGTTATCCATCCTAAATATGCTGTGCACACGGAGGATTGTGCAACTACCTCTGGCTTTCATCCCACCTCCCTAAGCACCCTCCTCTTTGGAGACAACTAAGGTTGGGTGAGCTTTTGGCAGATATCCAGCAACTTAAATGGAGGCCACATGTCCACATTTACTTTCATAAATGTACCCCCAACGCAGCATTTTTGATGTAAAATCAACTTGTATCTGGCTCTCTCAAACCTTAAGCTCttaagttatttcaagtggCCAGTACCCTTCATCTTCAACTTTTTTTCTACTTTTGTAATTGACTCTTTGTAAGTTATGGGTTAAAAAGTTGTGttgtgttattgttgttgttgttgttttataatCGAACAGCAAGACATTTTTTCGTGCAGGAAACAATGTACTAATAGTACTCTTATCCTGCAGCCAGGTCCTTCTTACTTTCACATAATTCTGTAAGGCATCCAACTTCTACTTCTTTGAAAATCTCCTTGTTCTGCGCTTCTTGAAAATAGAGAAGCATAAGCTTAACGTTGGCTTAACCTTCATTTTTGTAGCAAAGCAAGTGCTTTATTCAAGTTCTCGATGGCTGTCTTAACATCGTCATATTGTAATGCACTGGCAGCAAAGCGACAATATTTTTGAGCTTGTTCATTCTCTTGTGGTGACAGTGTGGTTGATGTACTACTGCTTGGCTGGACAGGAATGTCAGCTGCCACAGATACAGAGGGGGGTATAGATGGTTGAGAGGGCTACAATAAAAAGAACGCAAATCGAAAAGTTATACATTGTATAAATAATACTGTAGACTGGATAAAGCAGTTTTTAAATGgaagtatttttaaaaatctcgcgcagTTTACCAACAAATGAgatggaaaaccaaaaccaatcgcgacttgcacgcacGATTTTTCCAgtgctttgagcaagttacatggaattgcaacgaatttggattggttcattgcgctgtttggtcctgctgtgattggtcgaagtaattattttggtatttgttttactacactcaattaaaaactgCTCTAATGAGCAATACCAATAATTAGTATTCACCACAGTAGAGCCAAACGGTGGTACCAGTAGATACCACATACAATAAAAGGCCAAAAAGTAGGCAGATTACATTTTAAATCTTGAACAAACGTGAATTTTGTAAGAAACGATAAACAACTGCCTTATAAATTAATAATTCTTACAAATAAATAGGTCGAGTCTTGTCTTAAAAGTAGCAAGAGAATAATGACAGAAACAAAATCAGAATTAAGAGAATAAAACTTGGGACCTCAATAACAAACAGGAAATTGTTTAATATTAGTTCTGCAGTAAGGAAATTGGAAGGTATTACCGGTacaatttattgtaaaataacttgggtgacaaattactccttaattttggcgggaaatttcAACGTTAATATATAATTTCAaaagtgaaattacaatgttgccatggcaacaatcATCACCATTTGATTAGTATTTGACTTTTTGAAACAATTTTATTTCCTAACTGTGAAGGAAGGGTTGAAATTTGATTTGCCCAATAGCATAAGGTGCATATCATGGAATTTTAAGATAGTAATCATCCCTTGTATTGACAAGTTACAGTAGACTTAACACAAAGCACAAATACCGTAAATCGATGTGCCTTCATCACATTCCACGAATTCCCAAATTTTCCCATAAAAAAGGATGAATTTCTTCAAACTTGGCAAGTTGTCATCAGAagtcaaataaattattttagcCTCTATGTTGCATTTCACTATACTGTCATTTCGATCATCACTAGTACCTGGTATGTGGCGGGTTGGGTAGATGGTATTGGATACGGCATTTGATTTGATGGGTAGGGCTGAGGTGGATACTGTCCTGTAAAGTCAGTTGGTTGAGCAGGGTAGCCTGGAGGCTGCTGGTTATTATCTGTAGGTGGATAAGGAGTAGATTCTCCTTCCTCCTCGTTTACACCTTCATCATCACCCCCAGCTGGCCCTGGAACAGGTGTTTCCCCATTTTTCAGACATTTGTGTATATAGGCAGCTTTCCATTTTGCATATTTTTGATGATGTGCTCCCTTgataaaaaacatgaaaaaaagtcTAGATGATCAAAGACTGACAAATTCTGAAATCCACAAGTTATAATTTTAAAGATTATTTTTCTGGCTCCAATCAGTCAACATACACAAACACCCAAGCCAAAGGACCATGAGAAACCTAAAATTTCATGTCTcctgttattattatcatcatcatcatcatcatcatcattatgattattattattattattattattattattattattattattattattattattattattattattaatgaattaAAAGCATTACAACTGGTTAAAGCAAGACAAATGGGTTTCAAAACCAAACAGTTCACAACAACCACCATCTCTATTACATTGTACACTCCAATAGAAGCActgcacatgaccttgaagagtgtaacttgcaactcttttcttTGGAACAAAGGTGGGGATTtcaggacaccaattttatgcccaaatatgggaTAGAAGCTGAGCGCATGGGAAATGTATGAGCTATGTTACATTCAAAGAACTTAAAGAAATTtttaaggacgttgcctactattgttattgcgcatatgttctgcgcatctcgagagacttggatttcctatgggtgatgcttattaatacagggatatttttgcgcggttcaaaactatgcagagaaagtagatcttggcAAGTGCTCTTaattggtatccaaaatgaaattgggggtaaccatgcatttttcagggataattaagcttcaatttggaaaagaacgccatacattgctttgtattttaaagctttttccaaatattgttgattgattatcggcaaaaaatgcgtggttaccccctattttctttttggctttcaatagcacttgttaagatctgcttttcccac encodes:
- the LOC137996870 gene encoding vacuolar protein sorting-associated protein VTA1 homolog, whose protein sequence is MAVQVPSSLRAISPYLKSAQEYDKRDPIVAYYCRLHAMQKGIKIDSKGKDSRAFLLEMMDQLEKKKKELSSQGYEAVSDDVVAQLHIDEKALQLFLWADTEDRAAKFNKNVVKSFYTASLLYDVLTQFGELSQEGAHHQKYAKWKAAYIHKCLKNGETPVPGPAGGDDEGVNEEEGESTPYPPTDNNQQPPGYPAQPTDFTGQYPPQPYPSNQMPYPIPSTQPATYQPSQPSIPPSVSVAADIPVQPSSSTSTTLSPQENEQAQKYCRFAASALQYDDVKTAIENLNKALALLQK